AAAGCGGTCTTTGACGCCCAAGAAAAGCCGCCGCAAACAGAAAGAGTACGCCCTGAAAAGCCTGGAGCTGCGGAAACAGAAAAATTATTTGCGCAAGATCGGCAAGCTGCCGGAAGAAGAAACAACGTATCGAAGATAGAAATAAAAAAAATACCGCCCCGAAGGCGGTATTTTTTTGACAATTTGATAATTAGATAATTTGAAAATTTGATATTTAAATTAGTCGATTGATAGTCAAATTATCAAATTTTCTAATTTTCAAATATTCAGTTTTATTTTTCCTCTTTATCTTTGAATTTCGGCATGAATTTTCCGAAGATGGAATATTTTTGCGAATTCTGTTTGATCTTTTCTTTGGCCCGCTTGGATTTGACAAAACTGACCCAGCTATAGCTTGGGCCTTTTTTATTTTTTTCCGTGATGATTTCCACCATATCGCCGTTTTTTAATTCCTGGTCCAGGGTGGCGATCTGTTCGTTGACTTTGGCGCCGACCGCTTTATTGCCGATGTCCGTGTGCACGGCATAGGCGAAATCGATCGGCGTCGAGCCTTCGGGCAATTCAAAGGCGTCGCCTTTCGGGCTTAAAACGAAAATGCGGTGCTGAAAAACATCGAGCTGGATATTCTTGATGAAATCTTTGGTGTCAGCGATTTGTTTTTGCAGCTCCAAAATTTCCTCCACCCAGCGGGGTTGCTGGCGGTCTTCATTCTCGTATTTTCTTTTGTAGTGCCAATGGGCGGCGATGCCGTAGAGAGCTTCGTCGTTCATTTCTTCGGTGCGGATCTGAAATTCCACCGACTTGCCTTCCGGCCCGAAAACCGTGGTATGCAGGGAGCGATAGCCGTTCGGCTTGGGCAAGGCGATATAATCCTTGAAGCGGCCGGCTTTCGGCTTCCAAAGCGAGTGGACGATTCCTAAAGTTTTATAACAATCGGAAATATGACCGACCAGAATGCGCAAGGCGAAGACA
Above is a genomic segment from Patescibacteria group bacterium containing:
- a CDS encoding 30S ribosomal protein S21 — translated: MTEFKRKKGESFESFLRRFNKGLRNSKTLNIARSKRSLTPKKSRRKQKEYALKSLELRKQKNYLRKIGKLPEEETTYRR